The following proteins are co-located in the Polystyrenella longa genome:
- a CDS encoding alpha/beta hydrolase family protein codes for MSSSPLSRICIALLFLSTSIATLPADKPANTEPVIEPARTAVHQVLKPDESLPDARIKQPRHTRDKFHPWTPPTDLESWLAERQKLKTQVAVSNGLWPMPPQEPLNPTIHGKINRGDYTIEKVYFESHPGHYVSGNLYRPVHYSGRIPGILCPHGHWQDGRFYKAPEEKAMGQLANGAEKHLSGAYYPVQARMAQLARLGCVVFHYDMVGYADSQQVGHGGWFQNVDAELRLQNGMGLQTFNSIRSLDFLLSLPEVDPDRIGVTGSSGGGTQTFMLCALDERPDVAFPAVMVSTGMQGGCVCENASYLRQDINNVAIAALFAPKPLAMSGANDWTIEIETKGLPELKTIYSLYGKEQWVAAQAWPEFQHNYNSVAREAMYSWMIEYLDLDADIPLIEEDFWPVPPEELSVFDDDHPLPANAKTGAELAAYMTEYSQTQWDAMVNHPGQIYAEYQRVMEGAVPVLLGESLSAINTVEADLKATTLNDSQIGELQLKKGLLKREANGAAIPYIYLQGENFNGEVVLWMADACKQHLFTEQGDLREPVRQTLKNGYAIAACDLFLSAESLQGKSFAEQWQVDESFPGYTFCFNKPLLTHRVQDILTTIRFLQQSDAVKKIHLKADGNAAVASLLANGRMNITDKLGQLKLDLGQFDFSKVTSSLDPAFLPGALKYGGLFHLGLMQAPFESITLYGVGFGGESYSEFSPKYTSWLRSPVTRRATINMNTDSSNLAEQIWE; via the coding sequence ATGTCATCGAGTCCCCTGTCCCGTATCTGTATCGCACTGCTTTTTCTCAGCACTTCGATTGCGACCCTGCCAGCCGACAAACCGGCGAACACTGAACCAGTTATCGAACCCGCTCGAACTGCCGTTCACCAGGTTCTGAAACCGGACGAATCGCTTCCCGATGCCCGAATTAAACAACCCCGTCACACCCGCGATAAGTTTCACCCCTGGACACCTCCGACCGATTTGGAATCTTGGTTGGCAGAGCGCCAAAAACTGAAAACCCAAGTCGCCGTTAGCAATGGCCTCTGGCCAATGCCTCCCCAGGAACCGCTCAACCCGACCATTCATGGGAAGATTAATCGGGGCGACTACACGATCGAGAAAGTCTATTTCGAATCGCATCCGGGGCATTATGTCAGCGGAAATCTTTATCGACCTGTGCATTATTCGGGGCGCATTCCGGGAATTCTCTGCCCGCATGGTCACTGGCAGGACGGGCGGTTTTATAAAGCTCCTGAAGAGAAAGCGATGGGCCAACTGGCCAATGGAGCCGAAAAACATCTCTCCGGTGCGTATTACCCCGTTCAGGCCCGGATGGCACAACTTGCCAGGTTAGGTTGCGTTGTGTTTCATTATGACATGGTTGGTTACGCCGATAGCCAGCAGGTTGGTCATGGAGGCTGGTTCCAGAATGTCGATGCCGAACTTCGACTGCAAAACGGGATGGGATTACAAACATTCAATTCCATTCGAAGTCTTGACTTCCTGCTGTCGCTGCCCGAAGTCGATCCGGATCGAATTGGGGTTACCGGGTCCAGCGGAGGAGGAACACAGACTTTTATGTTATGTGCCTTGGATGAACGTCCGGATGTCGCATTTCCCGCAGTGATGGTTTCGACAGGCATGCAGGGAGGATGTGTCTGCGAAAACGCCTCCTATCTCCGTCAGGACATTAACAATGTCGCCATCGCGGCCCTCTTCGCCCCCAAACCGTTGGCGATGTCAGGAGCGAACGACTGGACCATCGAAATCGAAACTAAAGGACTACCAGAATTAAAAACGATCTATTCTCTCTATGGAAAAGAACAGTGGGTAGCGGCACAGGCATGGCCGGAATTCCAGCACAATTACAACAGCGTGGCGCGTGAGGCGATGTACAGTTGGATGATTGAATATCTCGATCTAGATGCGGACATTCCGCTGATTGAGGAAGACTTCTGGCCCGTGCCTCCAGAAGAGTTGAGCGTATTTGACGACGATCATCCCCTTCCTGCGAATGCGAAAACGGGGGCCGAGTTGGCCGCCTACATGACTGAGTACTCCCAAACCCAATGGGATGCGATGGTGAACCATCCGGGACAAATCTACGCGGAATACCAACGGGTGATGGAAGGAGCCGTTCCCGTCTTACTGGGAGAGTCGCTATCGGCCATCAACACAGTCGAGGCAGACCTGAAAGCGACCACGCTGAATGACTCGCAAATCGGTGAGCTGCAATTGAAAAAGGGACTGTTAAAACGAGAAGCCAATGGCGCCGCAATTCCTTATATTTACCTCCAGGGCGAAAACTTTAATGGTGAGGTTGTTCTCTGGATGGCCGATGCCTGTAAGCAGCATCTTTTCACAGAACAGGGAGACTTACGGGAACCTGTCCGACAAACATTGAAGAACGGTTACGCGATCGCGGCATGTGATCTCTTCCTTTCAGCGGAGTCGCTTCAAGGCAAATCATTTGCAGAGCAATGGCAGGTTGATGAAAGTTTCCCCGGTTACACGTTCTGCTTCAACAAGCCGCTACTGACTCATCGGGTACAGGACATTCTGACTACCATTCGATTTCTGCAGCAGTCAGATGCTGTGAAAAAAATCCATTTGAAAGCGGACGGCAACGCGGCGGTGGCGTCACTGCTGGCGAACGGACGGATGAACATCACCGACAAGTTGGGACAGTTAAAACTGGATCTCGGCCAATTCGATTTTTCAAAAGTCACTTCAAGTCTCGATCCCGCATTCTTACCCGGTGCCTTGAAGTACGGCGGTCTTTTTCATCTCGGATTAATGCAAGCTCCATTTGAATCCATCACGTTATACGGCGTTGGTTTCGGGGGAGAATCCTATTCCGAGTTCTCGCCTAAATACACTTCATGGCTTCGTTCCCCCGTGACTCGTCGCGCCACGATTAATATGAACACCGATAGCAGCAACCTGGCGGAACAAATCTGGGAATGA
- the rpmA gene encoding 50S ribosomal protein L27, with translation MAHKKGQGSSRNGRDSNAQRRGIKKFGGQAVIAGNILARQVGTKWHPGRNVGMGNDFTLFALVDGEVYFDQKGRRMNVKAQEVAVSN, from the coding sequence ATGGCACATAAGAAGGGACAGGGCTCCAGTCGTAACGGTCGCGATTCAAACGCCCAACGTCGTGGTATCAAAAAATTCGGTGGTCAGGCTGTCATCGCCGGGAATATTCTCGCACGTCAGGTTGGCACCAAATGGCATCCGGGCCGGAATGTCGGAATGGGGAACGATTTCACCCTGTTCGCTCTGGTTGACGGAGAAGTTTACTTCGATCAAAAAGGTCGTCGTATGAACGTAAAAGCCCAAGAAGTGGCCGTCAGCAACTAA
- a CDS encoding alpha-keto acid decarboxylase family protein encodes MASNSTSGKSTRSKKTVKNKATGVSRRSQHTQSSSTDRKQKLQENKLSVGEYLIQRLQDYGLKDLFGIPGDFILGFYGMLEESPIRVVGTTREDNAGYAADAYARINGLGAICVTYCVGGLSVTNSIAGAYAEKSPVIVITGAPGLKERASDPLLHHRVRDFSTQREVFEKITVASTSLEDPLTAFREIDRCLEAAVRYKRPVYIEIPRDQVDVVPDIPYQPHKSQVKSEPNALSEALKEAEELIKKASKPMIIAGVEVHRFGLHEQVVKLAEAHNIPICTTLLGKSAISEKHPLHIGVYEGAMGRAGVQEFVEESDLVIMIGTFMTDINLGIYTAHLDPGRCLYVTSEKLRMGYHHFHDVLLTDFINGLTKLKGSKKKRTIPAELKPKLKPYKLDADRKITVSRLFTRLNQQLADDTVVVADVGDSLFASADLTIYQHTEFLSPAYYTSMGFAIPAALGVQVANRELRPLVLVGDGAFQMTCNELATTLRYEFNPIVIVLNNKGYTTERFIQEGPFNDIPNWNYHRIPDLFGGGWGFEIHTEGDFEKALNASLGNEDAFSLLNVHLDPLDTSQALNRLAKRIGKGIVS; translated from the coding sequence ATGGCCAGCAATTCCACTTCCGGTAAGTCGACCCGCTCCAAAAAGACAGTCAAGAATAAAGCGACAGGCGTGTCGCGCCGGAGCCAGCATACACAATCATCATCCACTGATCGGAAACAGAAGCTGCAGGAGAATAAACTTTCTGTTGGCGAATACCTGATTCAGCGATTGCAGGATTACGGGCTCAAAGATTTGTTCGGAATTCCGGGGGACTTCATTCTTGGGTTCTATGGAATGCTGGAGGAAAGCCCAATCCGTGTCGTGGGAACCACTCGCGAAGACAATGCGGGGTACGCAGCGGATGCCTATGCTCGTATTAATGGTTTGGGCGCCATTTGTGTGACTTACTGCGTTGGCGGTCTGAGTGTGACGAACTCCATCGCTGGAGCTTACGCTGAGAAGTCTCCTGTGATCGTGATTACGGGAGCGCCAGGTTTGAAAGAGCGAGCCTCTGATCCACTGCTGCATCATCGAGTCCGCGACTTCAGCACACAACGAGAGGTATTCGAAAAAATCACGGTCGCGAGTACGTCCTTGGAAGATCCTTTAACCGCCTTCCGAGAGATTGATCGCTGTCTGGAAGCGGCCGTTCGTTATAAGCGCCCCGTTTACATCGAGATTCCTCGCGACCAGGTTGATGTCGTTCCCGACATTCCCTATCAACCACACAAAAGCCAAGTTAAAAGTGAACCCAACGCGTTATCAGAAGCGCTGAAGGAGGCGGAAGAACTGATCAAGAAGGCTTCCAAACCGATGATCATAGCGGGAGTGGAAGTCCATCGATTTGGTCTTCATGAGCAGGTCGTCAAATTGGCGGAAGCCCACAACATTCCAATCTGCACCACGTTACTTGGCAAGTCAGCCATCAGTGAAAAGCACCCGCTTCATATTGGTGTTTACGAAGGAGCGATGGGTCGGGCAGGTGTTCAGGAATTTGTGGAAGAATCTGACCTGGTCATTATGATCGGGACCTTCATGACAGACATCAATTTGGGAATCTACACAGCGCATCTCGATCCGGGGCGTTGTCTCTATGTGACCAGCGAAAAGCTCCGCATGGGTTATCATCATTTTCATGATGTCCTCCTGACTGACTTCATCAATGGTTTGACCAAACTCAAAGGAAGTAAAAAGAAACGGACGATCCCCGCTGAGCTGAAACCAAAGCTCAAACCGTACAAGCTGGATGCCGACCGGAAGATCACGGTCAGCCGCCTCTTTACGCGTCTCAATCAGCAACTGGCAGATGACACCGTTGTCGTTGCGGATGTGGGCGACTCACTGTTCGCTTCCGCCGATCTGACGATTTATCAACACACCGAGTTTTTAAGCCCAGCTTACTACACGTCCATGGGGTTTGCCATCCCGGCTGCTCTCGGCGTACAGGTGGCGAATCGAGAATTACGGCCTCTTGTTCTGGTCGGCGATGGGGCCTTCCAGATGACCTGTAACGAACTGGCGACAACATTGAGGTATGAGTTTAATCCAATCGTGATCGTCCTGAACAACAAAGGATACACGACAGAGCGATTCATCCAGGAGGGACCGTTCAACGATATTCCTAACTGGAACTACCACCGCATCCCCGACCTGTTCGGTGGCGGATGGGGGTTCGAGATTCACACGGAAGGTGATTTTGAGAAAGCTTTAAACGCTTCTCTCGGAAATGAAGACGCCTTCAGCTTGCTGAATGTGCATCTTGATCCACTCGACACGAGCCAGGCCCTGAATCGACTGGCTAAACGGATTGGCAAAGGGATCGTCAGTTAA